From Deferrisoma camini S3R1, the proteins below share one genomic window:
- a CDS encoding helix-turn-helix domain-containing protein encodes MPDEIGPKLRRLREARRLTLRQLADQVGCTGAHLSQIENGHASPSIATLKRIAAALGVNIVDFFTDDDSEEPVVTRVDSRREVSLGNWNARIQQLVRSTRGKMMQPFYTVVAPGGGSHEPYSHAGEEFGIVLKGTLTITVGEKTYRVGPGESFYYSSRIPHQWVNQGDQDVEVVWVVSPPTW; translated from the coding sequence GTGCCGGACGAGATCGGCCCCAAACTTCGGAGGCTGCGGGAGGCCCGGCGCCTCACCCTGCGCCAGCTGGCCGATCAGGTGGGGTGCACGGGAGCCCACCTCTCCCAGATCGAGAACGGCCACGCCTCCCCGTCCATCGCCACCCTAAAGAGGATCGCGGCGGCCCTCGGTGTGAACATCGTCGACTTTTTCACCGACGATGACAGCGAGGAGCCGGTGGTGACCCGGGTCGACTCCCGCCGGGAGGTCTCCCTGGGCAACTGGAACGCCCGGATCCAGCAGCTCGTCCGGTCCACCCGGGGCAAGATGATGCAGCCCTTCTACACGGTGGTCGCTCCGGGCGGGGGCTCCCACGAGCCCTACAGCCACGCCGGCGAGGAGTTCGGGATCGTGCTCAAGGGCACCCTCACCATCACCGTGGGGGAGAAGACCTACCGTGTCGGCCCCGGCGAGAGCTTCTACTACTCGTCCCGCATCCCCCACCAGTGGGTGAACCAGGGGGACCAGGACGTGGAGGTGGTGTGGGTGGTGTCCCCGCCCACCTGGTAG
- a CDS encoding sensor histidine kinase has translation MAGEDGGIPWRAVVEGLATPVSLHGPDRTVLYQNPAHRRTFGPAEGRRCHEFLWGRAAPCAGCPLGGEGPAVREVDLSGGRALITAVPFGGGRAVVMEWMGPRSPRQWVLETLHRAFEVADTAMFVEELNGRILDVNRAAETLFDLPRDQLVGRTVAELLPPETLELVPGVREDLARHGRFELEAWQSRPDGSRFLARVAGVLHRDPEGEFVVVTVRDVTAERLEKEALAERNRELEGFLYAVAHDLRGPLGTARGYAALLEERLRCGRPDGAEGMCRQLRSQVDRLGGLLEDLLAFARIGAERPAVRELDLAAACRSAWTDLGLRVEETGAELELDDPLPRVRMAPVRLHQVLLNLFGNALRYRRPDVEPRIRVRRAAPGEADPKPGYACVVVQDNGRGIPKDMEERVFHLFVRGGRECKGSGVGLSIVRRVVTAEGGRVWLRSAPGEGCRFYLELPEAEA, from the coding sequence ATGGCAGGGGAAGACGGGGGGATTCCCTGGAGGGCGGTCGTAGAGGGGCTGGCCACCCCGGTGAGCCTCCACGGCCCGGACCGCACCGTGTTGTACCAGAACCCGGCCCACCGCAGGACGTTCGGGCCGGCCGAAGGCAGGCGGTGTCACGAGTTCCTGTGGGGCCGGGCGGCGCCCTGCGCGGGGTGCCCCCTGGGTGGGGAGGGGCCGGCGGTGCGCGAGGTGGACCTGTCGGGGGGGCGGGCCCTGATCACCGCGGTGCCCTTTGGGGGTGGGCGGGCCGTGGTGATGGAGTGGATGGGGCCCCGGTCGCCCCGGCAGTGGGTGCTGGAGACCCTGCACCGGGCGTTCGAGGTGGCGGACACGGCCATGTTCGTGGAGGAGTTGAACGGCCGGATCCTCGACGTGAACCGGGCCGCCGAGACCCTGTTCGACCTGCCCCGGGACCAGCTGGTGGGCCGAACCGTGGCCGAGCTGCTGCCGCCGGAGACCCTGGAGCTGGTGCCGGGGGTGAGGGAGGACCTGGCCCGCCACGGCCGGTTCGAGCTGGAGGCGTGGCAGTCCCGGCCGGACGGCAGCCGGTTCCTGGCCCGGGTGGCCGGGGTGCTCCACCGGGACCCGGAGGGGGAGTTCGTGGTGGTCACGGTGCGCGATGTCACGGCCGAGCGCCTGGAGAAGGAGGCCCTGGCCGAGCGGAATCGGGAGCTGGAGGGGTTCCTGTACGCGGTGGCCCACGACCTGCGCGGCCCCTTGGGCACGGCCCGGGGGTATGCGGCGCTCCTGGAGGAGCGGTTGCGATGTGGGCGGCCGGACGGAGCCGAGGGCATGTGCCGACAGCTCCGGAGCCAGGTGGACCGCCTGGGGGGGCTGTTGGAGGACCTCTTGGCCTTTGCGCGCATCGGCGCGGAGCGTCCCGCGGTCCGGGAGCTGGACCTGGCCGCGGCGTGCCGAAGCGCCTGGACCGATCTGGGGCTCCGGGTGGAGGAGACCGGGGCGGAGCTGGAGCTGGACGACCCGCTGCCCCGGGTGCGCATGGCTCCCGTGCGGCTTCACCAGGTGCTCCTCAACCTGTTCGGCAACGCGCTGCGGTACCGCCGGCCGGACGTGGAGCCCCGGATCCGGGTGCGCCGGGCGGCCCCGGGTGAGGCGGATCCGAAGCCGGGGTATGCGTGCGTGGTGGTGCAGGACAACGGCCGGGGCATCCCCAAGGATATGGAGGAGAGGGTGTTCCATCTGTTCGTCCGGGGCGGCCGGGAGTGCAAGGGCAGCGGGGTGGGCCTGTCCATCGTTCGCCGGGTGGTCACGGCCGAGGGCGGGCGGGTGTGGCTCCGGTCCGCGCCCGGCGAGGGCTGCCGGTTCTACCTGGAGCTGCCGGAGGCCGAGGCATGA
- a CDS encoding ABC transporter ATP-binding protein — protein sequence MALLRVEGLRKAFGGVVAVDGVDFRVSRGELVALIGPNGAGKTTCFNMLNGQLRPDRGRVFLEDEDITGLSPRQVWRKGVGRTFQITATFPSMTVVENVQMPLISHHRKVYRFTGRAVRLHRDEAMELLDLVGMADQAERPCGVLAYGDLKRVELAVALANRPALLLMDEPTAGMAPGERVALMGLTAEIVKDRNIAVLFTEHDMDVVFCNADRILVLNRGRLVAEGPPEAIRENAHVKEIYLGAGDGLRDPGRVCHPGGT from the coding sequence ATGGCGCTCCTGCGGGTGGAAGGGCTGCGTAAGGCGTTCGGCGGCGTGGTGGCCGTCGACGGGGTGGACTTCCGGGTTTCCCGGGGGGAGCTCGTGGCCCTGATCGGCCCCAACGGGGCCGGCAAGACCACCTGCTTCAACATGCTCAACGGCCAGCTCCGCCCCGACCGGGGCCGGGTGTTCCTGGAGGACGAGGACATCACCGGCCTGAGCCCCCGCCAGGTGTGGCGCAAGGGGGTGGGCCGCACCTTCCAGATCACCGCCACCTTCCCGAGCATGACCGTGGTGGAGAACGTGCAAATGCCCCTGATCTCCCACCACCGGAAGGTGTACCGGTTCACGGGCCGGGCCGTGCGGCTCCACCGGGACGAGGCCATGGAGCTCCTGGACCTGGTGGGCATGGCCGACCAGGCGGAGCGGCCCTGCGGGGTGCTGGCGTACGGGGACCTGAAGCGGGTGGAGCTGGCCGTGGCCCTGGCCAACCGGCCGGCCCTGCTCCTGATGGACGAGCCCACGGCAGGCATGGCCCCGGGGGAGCGGGTGGCCCTGATGGGGCTCACGGCCGAGATCGTGAAGGACCGCAACATCGCGGTGCTGTTCACCGAGCACGACATGGACGTGGTGTTCTGCAACGCCGACCGGATCCTGGTGCTCAACCGGGGCCGGCTGGTGGCCGAGGGCCCCCCCGAGGCCATCCGGGAAAACGCCCACGTGAAGGAGATCTACCTGGGCGCCGGGGATGGGCTCCGGGACCCGGGCCGGGTCTGCCACCCCGGGGGAACCTGA
- a CDS encoding acetyl-CoA C-acetyltransferase, producing MRDVVIVSGARTAVGNFGGALKDVPVADLGAAAIKGALTRAGVRPVAGEALRAVAPEALGQDPIELETRYHDYDEALRPLQVDEVILGNVVGAGQGQNVARQASIRAGVAKETPAFTVNKVCASGMKAVALAAQTIREGEADAVVAGGMENMSQIPYALPAGRWGARMNNTDLVDLMVHDGLWECFYGYHMGHTAENLAALYGISRQEQDELGALSHQRARAAQADGRFAAEIVSVSVPQRRGDPVVVDTDERPMDTSVEKMAKLRPAFKKDGTVTAGNASGINDGAAALLLMGADAAESAGVEPLARIVSWASGGVDPAYMGVGPVPATRKALAKAGLTVADLDLVELNEAFAAQAIACMRELDLDIEKTNVVGSGISLGHPIGCSGARIVVTLVNELKRRGGRYGLATLCIGGGQGMALVVEAL from the coding sequence ATGCGAGACGTCGTGATCGTATCCGGGGCCCGCACCGCCGTGGGGAACTTCGGCGGCGCGCTCAAGGACGTGCCGGTGGCCGACCTGGGGGCCGCCGCCATCAAGGGAGCCCTGACCCGGGCCGGGGTGCGGCCCGTGGCCGGCGAGGCCCTGCGGGCGGTGGCGCCCGAGGCGCTCGGCCAGGACCCCATCGAGCTGGAAACTCGGTACCACGACTACGACGAGGCCCTTCGGCCCCTGCAGGTGGACGAGGTGATCCTGGGCAACGTGGTGGGCGCGGGCCAGGGCCAGAACGTGGCCCGGCAGGCCTCGATCCGGGCGGGCGTGGCCAAGGAGACCCCGGCGTTCACCGTGAACAAGGTGTGCGCCTCGGGCATGAAGGCGGTGGCCCTGGCCGCCCAGACCATTCGGGAGGGCGAGGCCGACGCCGTGGTGGCCGGCGGCATGGAGAACATGAGCCAGATCCCTTACGCCCTGCCCGCCGGCCGGTGGGGAGCCCGGATGAACAACACCGACCTGGTGGACCTCATGGTTCACGACGGCCTGTGGGAGTGCTTCTACGGGTACCACATGGGTCACACCGCCGAGAACCTCGCGGCCCTGTACGGGATCAGCCGCCAGGAGCAGGACGAGCTGGGGGCGCTTAGCCACCAACGGGCCCGGGCGGCACAGGCCGACGGCCGGTTTGCGGCCGAGATCGTGTCGGTGAGCGTGCCCCAGCGCCGGGGGGACCCGGTCGTCGTGGACACCGACGAGCGGCCCATGGACACCAGCGTCGAAAAGATGGCCAAGCTCCGGCCGGCCTTCAAGAAGGACGGCACGGTGACCGCGGGGAACGCCTCGGGCATCAACGACGGCGCGGCCGCGCTGCTGCTGATGGGTGCGGACGCGGCCGAGTCGGCCGGCGTCGAGCCCCTGGCGCGGATCGTGTCGTGGGCCTCGGGCGGGGTGGACCCGGCCTACATGGGCGTGGGTCCGGTGCCCGCCACCCGGAAGGCCCTGGCCAAGGCGGGGCTCACCGTGGCCGACCTGGACCTGGTGGAGCTCAACGAGGCGTTCGCCGCCCAGGCCATCGCGTGCATGCGGGAGCTGGATCTCGACATCGAGAAGACGAACGTGGTGGGGAGCGGCATCTCCCTGGGGCATCCCATCGGGTGTAGCGGCGCCCGGATCGTGGTGACCCTGGTGAACGAGCTCAAGCGGCGGGGCGGACGGTACGGCCTGGCCACCCTGTGCATCGGCGGCGGCCAGGGCATGGCCCTGGTGGTGGAGGCCCTGTAG
- the ispH gene encoding 4-hydroxy-3-methylbut-2-enyl diphosphate reductase has protein sequence MEIVVARSAGFCMGVRRAIDMAREVAQNEGRTVFTHGPLIHNPQELERLRSERIVPLAPGDPVPRAPVIVRAHGIPPGERRQIEAAAERVVDATCPKVSRIQQTIAEYSAKGYAVVICGDADHPEVVGLLGHARGPAYVVGSPAEVDALPDLAEVLLVAQTTQDEGVFEAVRRRILERYPGAEAMSTICSSTHRRQTEARELARDVDAVVVIGGRNSANTRRLYQICRELCPRTYHVETPDELPLEELKRVHRVGVTAGASTPAWIIERVVESLRAAGGE, from the coding sequence ATGGAGATCGTGGTCGCCCGGTCCGCCGGGTTTTGCATGGGGGTGCGACGGGCCATCGACATGGCCCGGGAGGTGGCACAGAACGAGGGCCGCACCGTGTTCACCCACGGCCCCCTGATCCACAACCCCCAGGAGTTGGAGCGGCTCCGGTCGGAGCGGATCGTGCCGTTGGCGCCGGGGGATCCGGTTCCCCGGGCTCCGGTGATCGTGCGGGCCCACGGCATTCCGCCGGGGGAGCGCCGCCAGATCGAGGCCGCGGCCGAGCGGGTGGTGGACGCCACCTGCCCGAAGGTGAGCCGGATCCAGCAGACGATCGCCGAGTACAGCGCCAAAGGGTATGCGGTGGTGATCTGCGGGGACGCGGACCACCCCGAGGTGGTGGGGCTCCTGGGCCACGCCCGGGGGCCGGCCTACGTGGTGGGGAGCCCCGCCGAGGTGGACGCCCTGCCCGATCTGGCCGAGGTGCTGCTGGTGGCCCAGACCACCCAGGACGAGGGGGTGTTCGAGGCGGTTCGGCGGCGGATCCTGGAGCGGTATCCCGGCGCGGAGGCCATGAGCACGATCTGCAGCTCCACCCACCGCCGCCAGACCGAGGCCCGGGAGCTGGCCCGGGACGTGGACGCGGTGGTCGTGATCGGGGGGCGCAACTCGGCCAATACCCGCCGCCTGTACCAGATCTGCAGGGAGCTCTGCCCCCGCACCTACCACGTGGAGACCCCCGACGAGCTGCCCCTCGAGGAACTCAAACGGGTGCACCGGGTGGGGGTGACGGCCGGCGCTTCCACCCCCGCGTGGATCATCGAGCGGGTGGTCGAGAGCCTACGGGCGGCCGGGGGGGAATAG
- a CDS encoding ABC transporter ATP-binding protein, producing the protein MLALQDVHTHYGLAHILSGVSMEVHRGEVVALLGRNGAGKTTTLKTVMGLVTPTSGAVRLGDEEITGRPPYRIARAGVGYVPEDRRIFTELTVRENLEVGRQPPREGCPVWTEDRVFELFPALAEMRDRLGGQMSGGEQQMLTIARTLMGNPAVILLDEPSEGLAPVIVEQMARAISELKREGLTVLLSEQNLPFCSAVSDRAYIIEKGVIRYEGPMHELLARPRVLEQYLSV; encoded by the coding sequence ATGCTCGCCCTCCAGGACGTCCACACCCACTACGGCCTGGCCCACATCCTGTCCGGGGTGTCCATGGAGGTGCACCGGGGCGAGGTGGTGGCCCTCCTGGGCCGTAACGGCGCCGGCAAGACCACGACCCTGAAGACGGTCATGGGGCTCGTGACCCCCACCTCGGGGGCCGTGCGCCTGGGGGACGAGGAGATCACGGGCCGCCCCCCCTACCGGATCGCCCGGGCCGGCGTGGGGTACGTTCCCGAGGACCGCCGGATCTTCACCGAGCTCACCGTGAGGGAGAACCTGGAGGTGGGCCGCCAGCCCCCGCGGGAGGGGTGCCCGGTGTGGACCGAGGACCGGGTGTTCGAGCTGTTCCCCGCCCTGGCGGAGATGCGCGACCGCCTGGGGGGCCAGATGAGCGGGGGCGAGCAGCAGATGCTCACCATCGCCCGCACCCTGATGGGGAACCCGGCCGTGATCCTCCTGGACGAGCCCTCCGAGGGGCTCGCGCCGGTGATCGTGGAGCAGATGGCCCGGGCGATCTCCGAGCTCAAGCGCGAGGGCCTGACGGTGCTCCTCTCCGAGCAGAACCTGCCCTTCTGCTCGGCCGTGAGCGACCGCGCCTACATCATCGAGAAGGGGGTCATCCGGTACGAGGGCCCCATGCACGAGCTCCTGGCCCGGCCCCGGGTGCTCGAGCAGTACCTGAGCGTGTGA
- a CDS encoding universal stress protein, translating into MALPVLHLFRNNPRGFETFRGAAWFCRQTGVPLRVHFPTSRHLVLYAGSGAIQMDLDESYVYEPDLARKRADRLAQEVGVEWEEQRATGRTGSTLPDIQDRFSLISCPRALTSPFAKPLLPAVLGPKVQALVRAADVPVMLPSTCWIPWDRVVALYGGSSFGLKALLWARALAGLAGVPLQVMTEAEGGAEAEGRERLERADLLDEIRPVWRVVEGGFRRVLQEIPRTALVVLGAFGRNPVRERVLGSRAHEVLRSVPYNLVLVGPHSQPPGAVLSGDA; encoded by the coding sequence ATGGCGTTGCCGGTGCTTCACCTGTTCCGCAACAACCCCCGCGGGTTCGAGACGTTCCGGGGGGCGGCGTGGTTCTGTCGCCAGACCGGCGTGCCCCTGCGGGTCCACTTCCCCACGTCCCGCCACCTGGTGCTCTATGCGGGCTCCGGTGCGATCCAGATGGACCTGGACGAGTCCTACGTGTACGAGCCCGACCTGGCCCGGAAGCGGGCGGACCGCCTGGCTCAGGAGGTGGGCGTGGAGTGGGAGGAACAGCGAGCCACGGGCCGCACGGGGTCCACCCTGCCCGATATCCAGGACCGGTTCAGCCTGATCTCGTGCCCCCGTGCCCTGACCAGCCCGTTCGCCAAGCCCTTGCTCCCCGCCGTGTTGGGCCCCAAGGTCCAGGCCCTGGTCCGGGCGGCCGACGTGCCGGTGATGTTGCCGTCCACCTGCTGGATCCCGTGGGACCGGGTGGTGGCCCTGTACGGGGGATCCTCGTTCGGGCTCAAGGCGCTCCTGTGGGCCCGGGCCCTGGCCGGCCTGGCCGGGGTGCCGCTCCAGGTGATGACCGAGGCCGAGGGCGGTGCCGAGGCAGAGGGCCGCGAGCGGCTGGAACGGGCGGATCTCCTCGATGAGATCCGGCCGGTGTGGAGGGTGGTCGAGGGGGGGTTCCGGCGGGTGCTGCAGGAGATCCCCCGCACCGCGCTGGTGGTCCTGGGAGCGTTCGGCCGGAACCCGGTGCGGGAGCGAGTGCTGGGGAGCCGGGCCCACGAGGTGCTCCGGAGCGTGCCCTACAACCTGGTGCTGGTGGGCCCCCACTCCCAGCCCCCCGGCGCCGTGCTGAGCGGGGACGCCTGA
- a CDS encoding ABC transporter permease produces MEFYLVQALNGLASASSLFLVASGLSIIFGVTRIVNFAHGSFYMLGAYIAYTLVQALPAGAAGYWAAVLGAALAVGLIGAAVELLLLRRIYRAPELFQLLATFGLVLVVADLVLMIWGPEDLLGPRAPGLRGSVMILGEPFPTYELFMIALGPLVLAGLWMLFHRTRWGTLVRAATEDREMVGALGVNEAWLFTSVFVLGSFLAGLGGAVQLPREAVNHTMDLHIIAEVFVVVVVGGMGSILGAFLAAVLISELNAFGILIFPEITLVLVFLIMAAVLIFRPWGLLGRPEGPPRAPAGEHEPPLRLLGRGFLYFCLAVLAAAAVLPHLLPTYYIRIACEVLISALFAASLGFMMTVGGMASFGHAAYFGLGAYGAALAVTYAQVGTGLGLAAALGLGLAGAVLFGYFCVRLSGVYSAMLTLAFAQIVYAVLFQWYGITGGDNGLLGIWPSDWVSSPLAYYYLTLAVVAVSLFLLRRLAFAPFGYSLRAGRDSALRSEAIGIHVRRVRWVGFVIAGFFAAAAGGLFAFLKGSVFPDYSSIPVSVDSLVMVLLGGVQTLSGPIVGAGVYKVLEVFVNRHTEHWQLILGCVLVGLVILFPQGILGYLVGRFGRSGEEWRGVDGAPAGGRAA; encoded by the coding sequence ATGGAGTTCTACCTGGTACAGGCCCTGAACGGGCTGGCCTCGGCCTCGTCCCTGTTCCTGGTGGCCTCGGGCCTGTCGATCATCTTCGGGGTCACCCGCATCGTGAACTTCGCCCACGGCTCCTTCTACATGCTCGGGGCCTACATCGCCTACACCCTGGTGCAGGCCCTGCCGGCCGGCGCCGCAGGGTACTGGGCCGCGGTCCTGGGCGCCGCCCTCGCGGTGGGCCTGATCGGCGCGGCCGTGGAGCTCCTGCTCCTGCGCCGGATCTACCGGGCCCCGGAGTTGTTCCAGCTCCTGGCCACCTTCGGGCTGGTGCTCGTGGTGGCCGACCTGGTGCTGATGATCTGGGGCCCCGAGGATCTGCTGGGGCCCAGGGCCCCAGGGCTGCGGGGCTCGGTGATGATCCTGGGGGAGCCGTTCCCCACCTACGAGCTCTTCATGATCGCCCTGGGGCCCCTGGTGCTCGCCGGGCTCTGGATGCTGTTCCACCGCACCCGGTGGGGCACCCTGGTGCGGGCGGCCACCGAGGACCGGGAGATGGTGGGCGCCCTTGGGGTGAACGAGGCGTGGCTGTTCACCTCGGTGTTCGTCCTGGGATCGTTCCTGGCGGGCCTCGGGGGCGCGGTGCAGCTCCCCCGGGAGGCCGTGAACCACACCATGGACCTCCACATCATCGCCGAGGTGTTCGTGGTGGTGGTGGTCGGGGGCATGGGGAGCATCCTGGGCGCCTTCCTGGCCGCCGTCCTGATCAGCGAGCTCAACGCCTTCGGGATCCTGATCTTCCCCGAGATCACCCTGGTGCTCGTGTTCCTGATCATGGCGGCCGTGCTCATCTTCCGCCCCTGGGGCCTCCTGGGCCGGCCCGAGGGCCCCCCGCGCGCGCCGGCCGGGGAGCACGAGCCGCCCCTGAGGCTCCTGGGGCGGGGGTTCCTGTACTTCTGCCTGGCCGTGCTGGCCGCGGCCGCCGTTCTGCCCCACCTGCTGCCCACCTACTACATCCGGATCGCGTGCGAGGTGCTCATCTCGGCCCTGTTCGCCGCGAGCCTCGGGTTCATGATGACCGTGGGGGGCATGGCCTCCTTCGGCCACGCGGCCTACTTCGGCCTGGGGGCCTACGGGGCGGCCCTGGCCGTGACCTACGCCCAGGTGGGCACCGGGCTCGGGCTCGCCGCCGCCCTGGGCCTGGGGCTCGCGGGTGCGGTGCTGTTCGGGTACTTCTGCGTGCGCCTGAGCGGGGTGTACTCGGCCATGCTCACCCTGGCCTTCGCCCAGATCGTGTACGCCGTGCTGTTCCAGTGGTACGGGATCACGGGCGGCGACAACGGGCTCCTGGGCATCTGGCCTTCCGACTGGGTGAGCAGCCCCTTGGCCTATTACTACCTCACCCTGGCCGTGGTGGCGGTGTCCCTGTTCCTGCTCCGGCGCCTCGCCTTCGCCCCCTTCGGGTACTCCCTGCGGGCGGGGCGGGACTCGGCGCTTCGGTCCGAGGCCATCGGCATCCACGTGCGCCGGGTCCGGTGGGTGGGCTTCGTGATCGCGGGGTTCTTCGCCGCCGCCGCCGGCGGGCTGTTCGCGTTCCTCAAGGGCAGCGTGTTCCCCGACTACTCGAGCATCCCCGTGTCGGTGGACTCCCTGGTGATGGTGCTCCTGGGCGGGGTCCAGACCCTGTCGGGCCCCATCGTCGGGGCCGGGGTGTACAAGGTGCTCGAGGTGTTCGTGAACCGGCACACCGAGCACTGGCAGCTCATCCTGGGCTGCGTGCTGGTGGGCCTGGTGATCCTGTTCCCCCAGGGGATCCTGGGGTACCTGGTGGGCCGGTTCGGCCGCTCCGGGGAGGAGTGGAGGGGAGTCGATGGCGCTCCTGCGGGTGGAAGGGCTGCGTAA
- the hemH gene encoding ferrochelatase produces the protein MTGVVLCNMGGPDSLQAVRPFLENLFSDPEILRFPLSGILQRPLARWISRKRAPKVAERYRRIGGRSPIGEITRAQADALASALGPDWTVTVAMRYWHPRAREAAAELRCRGATRIVVLPLYPQYSRATTGSSLADLEAGLSAEGLDDLPRRVVRSWHDHPAYLDALAEAVAEGLRGFDGATVLFSAHSLPVKLIEQGDPYLEQVRATVAGVVERLGNPSHRLAFQSRTGPVRWLGPGVEETLAALAAEGLRRILVVPVSFVSDHIETLYEIDVEYVDLARTLGIREFRRCPALNTRPSFIQALARIARDAAQGPE, from the coding sequence ATGACCGGGGTCGTGCTGTGCAACATGGGCGGGCCGGACTCGCTTCAGGCGGTCCGGCCCTTTTTGGAGAACCTGTTCTCCGACCCCGAGATCCTGCGGTTTCCCCTGTCGGGGATCCTCCAGCGGCCCTTGGCCCGGTGGATCAGCCGGAAGCGGGCGCCCAAGGTGGCCGAGCGGTACCGCCGGATCGGGGGGAGGAGCCCCATCGGCGAGATCACCCGGGCCCAGGCCGACGCCCTCGCCTCGGCGCTGGGCCCGGACTGGACCGTGACCGTGGCCATGCGCTACTGGCACCCGCGGGCCCGCGAGGCCGCGGCCGAGCTCCGTTGCCGGGGGGCGACCCGGATCGTGGTGCTGCCCCTGTACCCCCAGTACAGCCGGGCCACCACGGGATCGAGCCTGGCCGACCTGGAGGCCGGCCTCTCCGCCGAGGGCCTGGACGACCTTCCCCGAAGGGTGGTGCGGTCCTGGCACGACCACCCGGCCTACCTCGACGCCCTGGCCGAGGCCGTGGCCGAGGGCCTTCGCGGATTCGACGGCGCCACGGTGCTGTTCAGCGCCCACAGCCTGCCGGTGAAGCTGATCGAGCAGGGAGACCCATACCTGGAGCAGGTGCGGGCCACCGTGGCCGGGGTCGTGGAACGGCTGGGGAACCCGTCCCACCGCCTGGCCTTCCAGAGCCGCACCGGGCCGGTGCGCTGGCTCGGCCCGGGCGTGGAGGAGACCCTCGCGGCCCTGGCGGCCGAAGGGCTCCGCCGCATACTGGTGGTACCGGTGAGCTTTGTCTCGGACCACATCGAGACCCTGTACGAGATCGACGTGGAGTACGTGGACCTGGCCCGGACCCTCGGCATCCGGGAGTTCCGCCGGTGCCCCGCCCTGAACACCCGGCCCTCCTTCATCCAAGCCCTGGCCCGGATCGCCCGGGACGCGGCCCAGGGCCCGGAGTGA
- a CDS encoding ABC transporter substrate-binding protein, with amino-acid sequence MRRRLPFLLALLVMVPGTLALAGEPIKIGEINSYSRVPQFLDPYKKGWEMAVDEINAAGGVLGRKLVVISRDDGGKPDVAERHATELVQNEKVSLLAGTFLSHIGLAVSSFAKRNKVLFVAAEPLSDAITWSKGHRYTFRLRPNTYEQCVMLAREAAKLPAKRWATIAPNYEYGQSAVRAFKEVLSKLRPDVEWVEEQWPALFKLDAGSTVQALARARPDAIFNVTFGSDLAKFVREGTTRGLFRNRSVVSLLTGEPEYLDPLKDEAPEGWIVTGYPWYAIQDPAHKKFVADYEKRYNDYPRVGSLVGYLTFKAIAAAIAKAGTTGTEALVDAMEGLEFDSPVGRIKFRKIDHQSTLGAWVGKIKYDPKMGRGILVDWKYVDGSEVLPGPEWVAKVRPKE; translated from the coding sequence ATGAGACGACGGCTACCGTTCCTGCTCGCCCTGCTGGTGATGGTGCCGGGCACCCTGGCGCTCGCCGGGGAGCCGATCAAGATCGGCGAGATCAACAGCTACAGCCGCGTGCCCCAGTTCCTGGACCCGTACAAGAAGGGCTGGGAGATGGCCGTGGACGAGATCAACGCGGCCGGAGGGGTCCTGGGGAGAAAGCTGGTGGTGATCTCCCGGGACGACGGGGGCAAGCCCGACGTGGCGGAGCGCCACGCCACCGAGCTCGTGCAGAACGAAAAGGTGTCCCTGCTCGCGGGCACGTTCCTCTCCCACATCGGTCTCGCGGTCTCGAGCTTCGCCAAGCGCAACAAGGTGCTGTTCGTGGCGGCCGAGCCCCTGAGCGACGCCATCACCTGGAGCAAGGGCCACCGGTACACCTTCCGGCTCCGGCCCAACACCTACGAGCAGTGCGTGATGCTGGCCCGGGAGGCGGCCAAGCTCCCGGCCAAGCGCTGGGCCACCATCGCGCCCAACTACGAGTACGGCCAGAGCGCGGTGCGGGCCTTCAAGGAGGTGCTGTCGAAGCTCCGGCCCGACGTGGAGTGGGTGGAGGAGCAGTGGCCGGCCCTGTTCAAGCTGGACGCGGGCTCCACCGTGCAGGCCCTGGCCCGGGCCAGGCCCGACGCCATCTTCAACGTGACCTTCGGGTCCGACCTGGCCAAGTTCGTCCGGGAGGGCACCACCCGGGGGCTGTTCCGGAACCGCTCGGTGGTGAGCCTGCTCACGGGTGAGCCCGAGTACCTGGACCCCCTCAAGGACGAGGCCCCCGAGGGGTGGATCGTGACCGGCTACCCCTGGTACGCCATCCAGGACCCGGCCCACAAGAAGTTCGTGGCCGACTACGAGAAGCGCTACAACGACTACCCCCGGGTGGGATCCCTGGTGGGCTACCTGACCTTCAAGGCCATCGCGGCCGCCATCGCCAAGGCCGGGACCACGGGCACCGAGGCCCTGGTGGACGCCATGGAGGGGCTGGAGTTCGACTCCCCGGTGGGGCGGATCAAGTTCCGCAAGATCGACCACCAGTCCACCCTGGGTGCGTGGGTCGGGAAGATCAAGTACGACCCCAAGATGGGCCGTGGGATCCTGGTGGACTGGAAGTACGTGGACGGCTCCGAGGTGCTCCCGGGGCCCGAGTGGGTCGCCAAGGTCCGGCCCAAGGAGTAG